Part of the Prevotella communis genome is shown below.
ATGCTGCCAGTGAAAAGGTATAGCATGAGCATAATCATCAGGTTAAGTTTTAATTTTGTCATCGATATTTGATTTTTAATGAGGTTTATTTGCGCCGCAAAGATACAATTATTTATTGATATATTGTTCTCTCAACAAGAAAAAAATACGTATCGATGCATGCATTTTCTTGTTTAGGTCAATCTTTCCATCGTAGGAATCAATACACATACACTTCAATACACTTGTTTTTATAAAACCCTTCGTGCGTACATGTATGTGCGTGTGTACGCAGGAGAATATTGAGTATTTCCCAATTTGTTTCCTGGTTGCAATCAACTTGGAAAATATTTTATTTAAGTTATTTCTGAACGTGAAATAAGTTGATGGCGTCTGCCATGATATCTACATGATCGAAGGCTAGTTCAGGCAAAGCTGATAAGGGGAACCATTCGGCCTTTGCAGCATCATCCTGACCAGTGACTTGCGCAGGCTTATCAATGATGGCGAGGTAAGCCACAGTGATAGTCCTTCCTCGTGGATCGCGGTCCACCTTGGAGTACGCACCTATCTGCCGAACAGTGCCCAACTTCAGGCCAGTCTCTTCCTCCAGTTCACGGATAGCACATTGCTCCGTGGTCTCGTCCATATTCATGAACCCGCCAGGAAAAGCCCAGCATCCCTTATATGGATCTGCGCTACGCTGAATAAGCAGCACCTTCGGTTCCGCCTCCTTTGTAATGACCACGCAGTCAGCTGTTACTGCAGGTCTTGGGTATTTGTATGTATATTCCATTGCTTATTTTCTTATGTGATGGCGATAGCAAAATATAAAAATAACGATGCAAAGATAGTGAAAATATAAGAAAGATGACTACTATTTAGTGCTTTTCTTTTGCGTTGTCAATGATACTTTCTATCTTTGCAACGTGAAAGGAGAAGCCAAGTAGAGCCACGATGTGCGGAACGGTGGCATCTGCGTGATGATGAGCAATTCGACCTTCTTGCGTCCCTTTGGTAGCAAGCGAACAAGTTCGAGCGGCCGCTTGATTTCTTTCACTCAGATACAGAGCTGGTCACGTGTGGCCAGCTTTTATTGTATCCCATTTTAGGATGGCAGTACCAGTCCCCTGCCAACTTCATATCATTGAGTGACTCAGATCCTCCCGTCAGCCCAATCTATAATCCATGTTTCTTTGATTCTGTCTATATAGGTACAAAAGTATTTTGGAATAAAGATCTCGGCTATCAGCCATACTCTAGCCTGCTTCGTGAGTGCTCCACGGAGCAGCCTAGGAGCAGAGTGATTGCTGCCTAGGAGCAGAGTGATAGCCGCCTAAGAGCAGGCTAAAACATTTTTTACTATCCTATAGAAGACGGATTGCAAGTCAGTAATATCGTTTTTGTTTCTAGGTTAATCAGCCCTCAGACATCAGACATCAGCCATCGGCCATCTTCCATCGGAGCGAGACACTCACCCGTCCCCTCTGTACCTATTCCATCGGAGCGAGACACTCACCCGTCCCCTCTGTACTTAAGGTAGTAAAAAAAGTAATCTTGTCAAATAGTACAAGAAAAAAAATGAGATTTAGGAAGATTTCCTCTCAAATATTTGGAATTAACGAAAATACTTTCTATCTTTGCAACGTGAAAGGAGAAATCAGGTAGAGCCACGATGTGCGGAACGGTGGCATGGCTGTGGAAACACAGAGATGATGAGCAATTCGACCTTCTTGCGTCCCTTTGGTAGCAAGCGAACAAGTTCGAGCGGCCGCTTGATTTCTTTCACTCAGATACAGAGCTGGTCACGTGTGGCCAGCTTTTATTGTATCCCATTTTAGGATGGCAGTACCAGTCCCCTGCCAACTTCATATCATTGAGTGACTCAGATCCTCCCGTCAGCCCAATCTATAATCCATGTTTCTTTGATTCTGTCTATATAGGTACAAAAGTATTTTGGAATAAAGATCTCGGCTATCAGCCATACTCTAGCCTCGCTCTTGAGTGCACCACGGAGCAGCCTAGGAGCAGAGTGATTGCTGCCTAGGAGCAGAGTGATTGCTGCCTAAGAGCAGGCAAAAGCATTTTTTACTATCCTATAGAAGACGGATTGCAAGTCAGTAATATCGTTTTTGTTTCTAGGTTAATCAGCCCTCAGACATCAGCCATCGGCCATCTTCCATCGGAGCGAGACACTCACCCGTCCCCTCTGTACTTTGAATACCTCCTGAATAGTTTTGTAATCAGTTTAAAAATAGTTAGGTAAATATTTTGCTGTTTTTAAAAAAAATTATATCTTTGCAGCAGATAATCTTTACCTAAGTATTTTTATCCGCCTAATGAAGAAATCTCGCAGAGAGTTAAATAATGCCAACGCAGTGAAAAGAATGACCGATTTCCTTGGCCATTCCAATAATTTTGCTACTCTCTCTCTCTCTCTCTCTCTCTCTCTCTCTCTCTCTCAGGTACTTAACTGCCAGTCCACCACTAATAACATACGCCCCCGCGCGTGTAAATATACGGCTTTGCCTTTGGCGAAGCTGCTCATGCTCGGCAATGTTCAAGCGAGCTTGCATTGCGCTCGCTTACTCGCAGCTTTCCATGCTTTCTGCAATGGGAAGCCTCATTGTTTTTTGTCTATATCTAATCCATTTTTTATTATGATGAAGAAAACAACTTCTATCCTCATGCTGCTGACGATGCTGGCCACAGGGGTGCAGACTGCGTTTGCCCAGAGTGACAGCCGCGACTACAAGCGGGGCTGGTATGCCGGGCTCAGCGGCGGCACCTCCTTCGGTCAGGCCACCTTCCGCAGCATCACCGAGAGCAAGACCAACGTTGGTGCTCAGTTCGGTGTCTTCGGCGGCTATCAGTTCAGCCGCTTGTTATCAGTTGAAGCCCTCGCCACGATGGGCGGACAGAAGCAGACGTCGCTCGACTGCGATCCATTCTGGCTCGCTACCGACGGTGAGTTCACCTTTGCCCCCGTCCTCGGCAAGCAGGGCAACTACTATCGTGACCTCGAAGCCAAGACCCGCTGGATGCGCTTCGGGCTGCAGGCCAACTTCGACGTACTGTCGCTGCTGACCAAGCCGACGACACGCTGGTCTGTTACGCTGTCGCCGCAACTATCAGCCGTCACCACGCGCACCAAGCATCTTGCCACGGGCTACGAACAGGAGTTCGACCGCCAGTGGCACCTCGGTCTGGGCGGTCAGGCTGCCGTGGGCTATCGCGTGGTCCGTAACGTCGGCCTCCAACTCTATGGCGGCATCACCTGCCTGACGGGCGACCGCTTCGACAACATCCCCAAGTACTGCCACAAGAGCAACCTCATCTATGAGGCAGGCCTGAAGGTGGCTTTCCATTTTGGAAAGAAGAAGCCCGCACCTGTTGTTGAGGAGCCTGCTCCTATAGTTGCTGAGCCCGCACCACAACCAGTGGTAGAGGAACACCCCGCTGTAGAGCAGCCCATAGTAGAACAGCCTGTGGTCGAGACCGCTGCCGTAGAGGAGAAGAAGCCCGAAGTGGTGGAAACCGCTCCTGCTGACCTCCCCGCCATCTACTTCGCCAACAACAGCAGCCGCCTGACACAGCAAGAGGCTGACAAGCTCGATACTGTGTCAGAAATGATGAAGGCACAACCCGATGTAACGCTGAGCATCATCGGCCACGCCTCCAACATCGGCAGCAACGCCTACAACGACCGATTGTCTAAGCGTCGCGCCAATGCGGTGAAGGCGCTGCTTGTGCGCCGTGGTATTGATGCCAGCCGTCTGAAGCCAGTTGTTGGCCGTGGCATCGACCGCGATGCTGCCGACAGCAAGCAGGCCCGCCGCGTGGAACTGATTATTAACGACAAGAAATAAGTGATGCGTATGAATAAGAAGATATTTCCATTGATGGCGGCAGCTGCCATGATGCTGCTCTCCGCCTGCTATCACGACAAGCATGAGCTTATTCCCAATGAGAATGAGGGGCAGCCTGTGGGCTATGTGGCTCCGCAGCTCCTCTGGGAAGACGAGGCCGATGAGCCTGCTATCACATCCATCGATGCACTCTCTTTCTGGATACAAGGCTCAGACGGAGGCAACCGCACCCGTGAGTTTGGCTCTGTTGAGGAGAGTGCCGACTGGCTGCAGCAGTTGCCCGCCGGCGAGTACGACATCCTCGTCACTGCCGATATGGACGATCCCTCCGGTTATGCTACCGCATCCAACCTTACTCGCTCCAGCAGCCTCCTCGCGCCCACTGTCGTTTCGCTGAAAGATGCAGCCTCGTCGCCCCGCCAGTCATGGTATGCCGTGACCCACGTCACCATCCGCGAGGACGAGATTACCGTGGCCGACTTCAAACTCCAGCGCCTGCTGCCCACGCTCACCGTCAACGTGACAGGTGTGCCTGCGGGTACCAAGGTCGCTGTTGCCGTAGAGCGTGTGGCAGAGAGCGTCCTGCTTACCGAACAGGATACCAACGGCCGCTATGGTGTGCCAATGTCTAAGCAGACCACAGCCGACTTCGGCACCCTCACGCCTACAGCTGAAGACGCCTCTACGCACTGCCTTGACGGCAAGCACCTCATGCCTACCGCCGCCGGCGAGAGCCGCGCCCTGCTGCGCATTACGACCACTGCCCCCGACGGCACCGTGCTGACCAGTACAGCCGACTGCCCCCGCATGGAACTTGGCATGTACTACACCATGGACTTCAATTATGCCACTCTGGCTCCCTACATGCGCTTCGAGGCCATGACCATCAGCGACTGGCAGGAGGGCTGGACCATCAGCGGTGAAATCCTGAATCCCACTAATAAATAATAAACAATGTATCACAATAAAAACAACAACAAGATGAAAAAACTCAGATTCATCCCTCTGGCTGCCCTCGGCCTATTGACCGCAGCGTGCAGCAGCGATGACGCGACTTCTGCCGAGCAGCAAGCCGCCAAGAACATCACCATCGAGGCGAGCATCGGGGCTATGACCCGCGCCACGACCACGGGCAATACCACGGTGTTCGACGCTGGCGATGGTGTTAGCATCTACGCCTGGACGGGCTCGGCCACAGCTGTTGCTGCCGACAAGGTGGTCAACGGCGTTGTGAACACCCTCGGTACCGATGGCAAGTGGACACCCGCCACGCCCATGCTCTGGGCCGACATGGTGACACCCCACTACTTCCTCGGTATCTATCCGGCACGTACGGTCACTGACTTCACTGCCGACCCCTACACGGTGGACAATACCGACTATGAGCAGAGCGACCTGCTCGTGGCCCGCCAAACGAGCGGACTCACTGCCACGCAGAACCCCGTCTCGCTGACCTTCGACCACGCCATGGCGAAGCTCTACGTGAACATGAACTTCCGCAGCCAGTGGGACGCTGCCCCCGAGGTGGCTTCCTGTGAGGCTACAGCTGCCAAGAGTTGTACCATCGACTATCTGGCTAAGACCTACGCTGCCGGTGAGCAGGACGCTGTCGCCCTCACTGCCAAGGACGCTGCCGAGGGCTATGCCCGCAGTTTCAGCGGCCTGATGATTCCGCAGACGGGCTTCCGCACCGTCACGCTCACCATCGGTGGCCAGGCCTACGTCTATACCCACGCTGAGGACATCCCCCTCGAGGCCGGCAAATATACCATCGTCAACCTCATCGTGGGCCGCAACAAGATTGAGCTCGGCGAGGTGAGCATCAACGACTGGACCGAAGGCTCTACCATCAGCGGCGGACAGGCATTGCAGTAACATTTTCTTTCATTATTTATAATCAACTCAAATTAAAGTATTATGAGATTCAAAAACATTTTCTTCGCAGCCGCAGCAGCCATGGCGCTGACGGCATGCTCCAGCGACGACGCTATCGAGACCGTACAGCAGAAGTCGCAGTTCCCCGAGGACGGCGTGATGCGCTTCACCACCAACCTCGTTGACCCCACGGCCGTAACCACCCGCGCCAGCATCACTGGCAGCGACGTGAACCAGAACGGTCAGCAGTTCCAGGTGAAGATTGTCAACCCCACATCGGCCACCTACAGTTACTTCAACACCGTACAGTACGACGGCAGCGAGTGGACACCCATAAACCGTATGCTCTGGCAGAACGACCAGCAGAGCATCACCGTGACTGCCGCCTACAAGCAGGGCAAGACATTCAGCGACTATGAATTCATCGTCGGTGCCAACCTCACCGTGGCTGCCGACCAGAGCACCGAGGCCAAGCTGAAGCAGCAGGACCTGCTGACCATGCCGACTAAGACCATCGCCAACCCCTCTATCGAGGAGACGCTGATGCAGAACGGCAAGTTGGTCATCAACTTCTACCACGCCCTCTCGAAGCTCGACGTGACGCTGGACCTGGCCAACGAGTTCTACAAGAATGACCCGAAGCTGAACAATGCCTCGGACATTACCGAGTTCACCATCAGCGGCACCAACGCCGGCTACCAGTTCAAGGCCATGGAGACTGTCAATGAGAACTACGGCACCGTGACCGCTGCCGCTACACCCGTTGCTGCCGACATCCTCGCTAACCAGAGCGCTTTCACTGCAGCCACCGAGACGAACCAGCACAGCACGGCCACCTACGAGAGCATCGTAGTTCCACAGCAGATTGCCGCCGGCGCCCTGACCGTATCGTTCAAGATTGGCACGCGCTCCTTCTCATGGACCAACACCGAGGCCATCACCCTTGAGCAGGGCAAGCACTACACGCTGCCCCTCACCGTAGGTTTTGACACCACGACCCTCAATGCCCGCGCCTTCACCGTCACCTCATGGGAAGACCAGCCCGGCGACAACCTCGGCACAGAGTAATTAACTACCTTTATTAACACTAAAATAGCATAAGAATATGAAAGCAACAAAATATCTTTCCATGGCAGCCCTCGCCCTCATGGGCACCCTCGCCAGCTGCCAGAGCGACGACGAGGCCACAACAGGCTTCCGTCCCGACAATGCCGTGAGTCTTAATTTCTCTGTAGGCTCGCTCCAGGGCACCACCCGTAGCAACGCCGTCGCCACCGACGACACGCAGCGCCAGTTCAACCAGGGCGACCAGATCGCCGTCAGCACCAACGATCAGGAGGCCGTCCTCTTCCAGTGCACGTCAACCGAGAACCAGACATGGACTGAGGCAGTGCCCAACAAGTTCCTCCTCTGGACACAGAAAACGCTCACCTTCTCGGCTTACTATCCTGCAACCACCGGCACGTCGATGACCACCTTCACCGTGCCCACTGACCAGAGTAGCGTGGAGAAAATTGCCCTCGCCGACTACATGACCCGCCAGCAGTTGATCTCCCGTCCCGAGGGCGGCAGCGACATCCAGATGCAGTTGGAGCGCAAGATGGCCCGCGTCATCGTACGCATCAGCGGCTTCGGCAGCCAGTACCGTGACGACCAGAAGACCGTCGACAACGTCCGCATCTACAGCGAAGCCAGCGGCATTGCCGACGGCAATCCCACGGGCAGCAGCACTGAAATCCAGCCATACGCACAGGGCAGCAACGATGGGTGGGGCTGGAGTCAGAACTCCACCTTCACCGCCCTCGTAGTGCCTGGCTATGGTGACAGCGGCGCCCGCTTCATCCAGCTGACCGACGGCGAAGGCAGCACCCTCCTCGTGAAGGGCATCCCCGAACTGGAGGCAGGCAACAGCTACACCTTCAACCTCGTAGTGGGTAAGAACAGAATTGAGGTGGCAAGCGTCACCGTACAGGACTGGACCACCGGCGAGACACTCGCAGGCGGACAGGCACAGGAGCAGGCGGCCGCCGTCCCCATCACCGTAACGTGGAACAAAGATGATATAACCGGCAGTGGAAAATCTTTCACCAAGGACGGTGTCACTATAACTGCCGGCTATATAGACTTCGGGGAAAAGAATTTCATGCAGGGCGGAACATTTACCACCACCCTCGGCAACTTCACCAAGATTGAAGTGACTACAGGGGATTGGGACGCATCAGGCACAGGCTGGTCTGGCAGTGGACAAAGCGGCACCTGGACGGGCACTCCTGCCTCCAGCGTATCGTTCAGCGGCGATATTATGGGTATGAGTAGTCTTCCGGGTCAAAATACCAAGTTTGTGTTCACCATTGAGCCGGCGAACTGAACGCTCCCCGCTCGGGGTCTGTACCCCGCGTGAGGTAAACGATATCGTTCTTTGAACCAGTGACACCAATTCTTGCTGGGCACAATACCGTCCGACGGCACAGACTGGTCAGACGGTAAGGACATAGTCACAGCGTGATGTGGGAGTAACCC
Proteins encoded:
- a CDS encoding NUDIX domain-containing protein, which produces MEYTYKYPRPAVTADCVVITKEAEPKVLLIQRSADPYKGCWAFPGGFMNMDETTEQCAIRELEEETGLKLGTVRQIGAYSKVDRDPRGRTITVAYLAIIDKPAQVTGQDDAAKAEWFPLSALPELAFDHVDIMADAINLFHVQK
- a CDS encoding OmpA family protein, with product MMKKTTSILMLLTMLATGVQTAFAQSDSRDYKRGWYAGLSGGTSFGQATFRSITESKTNVGAQFGVFGGYQFSRLLSVEALATMGGQKQTSLDCDPFWLATDGEFTFAPVLGKQGNYYRDLEAKTRWMRFGLQANFDVLSLLTKPTTRWSVTLSPQLSAVTTRTKHLATGYEQEFDRQWHLGLGGQAAVGYRVVRNVGLQLYGGITCLTGDRFDNIPKYCHKSNLIYEAGLKVAFHFGKKKPAPVVEEPAPIVAEPAPQPVVEEHPAVEQPIVEQPVVETAAVEEKKPEVVETAPADLPAIYFANNSSRLTQQEADKLDTVSEMMKAQPDVTLSIIGHASNIGSNAYNDRLSKRRANAVKALLVRRGIDASRLKPVVGRGIDRDAADSKQARRVELIINDKK
- a CDS encoding FimB/Mfa2 family fimbrial subunit, with protein sequence MNKKIFPLMAAAAMMLLSACYHDKHELIPNENEGQPVGYVAPQLLWEDEADEPAITSIDALSFWIQGSDGGNRTREFGSVEESADWLQQLPAGEYDILVTADMDDPSGYATASNLTRSSSLLAPTVVSLKDAASSPRQSWYAVTHVTIREDEITVADFKLQRLLPTLTVNVTGVPAGTKVAVAVERVAESVLLTEQDTNGRYGVPMSKQTTADFGTLTPTAEDASTHCLDGKHLMPTAAGESRALLRITTTAPDGTVLTSTADCPRMELGMYYTMDFNYATLAPYMRFEAMTISDWQEGWTISGEILNPTNK
- a CDS encoding fimbrillin family protein, producing MKKLRFIPLAALGLLTAACSSDDATSAEQQAAKNITIEASIGAMTRATTTGNTTVFDAGDGVSIYAWTGSATAVAADKVVNGVVNTLGTDGKWTPATPMLWADMVTPHYFLGIYPARTVTDFTADPYTVDNTDYEQSDLLVARQTSGLTATQNPVSLTFDHAMAKLYVNMNFRSQWDAAPEVASCEATAAKSCTIDYLAKTYAAGEQDAVALTAKDAAEGYARSFSGLMIPQTGFRTVTLTIGGQAYVYTHAEDIPLEAGKYTIVNLIVGRNKIELGEVSINDWTEGSTISGGQALQ
- a CDS encoding fimbrillin family protein, which produces MRFKNIFFAAAAAMALTACSSDDAIETVQQKSQFPEDGVMRFTTNLVDPTAVTTRASITGSDVNQNGQQFQVKIVNPTSATYSYFNTVQYDGSEWTPINRMLWQNDQQSITVTAAYKQGKTFSDYEFIVGANLTVAADQSTEAKLKQQDLLTMPTKTIANPSIEETLMQNGKLVINFYHALSKLDVTLDLANEFYKNDPKLNNASDITEFTISGTNAGYQFKAMETVNENYGTVTAAATPVAADILANQSAFTAATETNQHSTATYESIVVPQQIAAGALTVSFKIGTRSFSWTNTEAITLEQGKHYTLPLTVGFDTTTLNARAFTVTSWEDQPGDNLGTE
- a CDS encoding fimbrillin family protein, producing MKATKYLSMAALALMGTLASCQSDDEATTGFRPDNAVSLNFSVGSLQGTTRSNAVATDDTQRQFNQGDQIAVSTNDQEAVLFQCTSTENQTWTEAVPNKFLLWTQKTLTFSAYYPATTGTSMTTFTVPTDQSSVEKIALADYMTRQQLISRPEGGSDIQMQLERKMARVIVRISGFGSQYRDDQKTVDNVRIYSEASGIADGNPTGSSTEIQPYAQGSNDGWGWSQNSTFTALVVPGYGDSGARFIQLTDGEGSTLLVKGIPELEAGNSYTFNLVVGKNRIEVASVTVQDWTTGETLAGGQAQEQAAAVPITVTWNKDDITGSGKSFTKDGVTITAGYIDFGEKNFMQGGTFTTTLGNFTKIEVTTGDWDASGTGWSGSGQSGTWTGTPASSVSFSGDIMGMSSLPGQNTKFVFTIEPAN